Below is a genomic region from Escherichia ruysiae.
TACAGGTAACCAGATAAAGACCTGCCGATGCCAGCCTTTTTGCAACGTTTTCGTTGAAGCCCAGGTGATGATGGAAATATTCATCTCTGGTAAGGGCAGAATGTCGTAAATGATCCCATTATTTTCGATGTGCTCACCGGGTGTTTTTTGCAATTGGGTAATAATACCCCGGGCAATTTCGTCGCTGCTGGTTATGACTATATTACGGGCATTGCCAATAATAGCGGCATCAATTTGCCATGAGCTATAAGGAATCACGTCGATAAAGGAGGCGGGGTCGATCATCACTACGTAATGTGCGGTTCCCATAGCAACCATGTAACGGGTAATACCTAAGTCATTGTGTGAGGTTAACCAGACCCGATAACCATCTTTTGAAATCTTCCCCGGCTCCGGAAAGGTATCCGGTGGGCTTTCGTGTTCCAGAGAAGAGCATTGGGGAACGTTGTTATCGATATAAACCACTTCCTGAATATAGCGATAGCTGTATGAAACCCGCCGCATTTCCATGAGATGCTCTTCACTACAGGCTCCGCCTTGCCATCTTTCCAGCTCTTGTAGTGCATCTTTCCCTTGCGTCGCCACTTTATTGGCTCGAATAGCGACGCGGGAGGAATAGGTATTCAGCTCTTCAACAAACGACGCTTCTACCTGCTGATGAGCCAGCCAGATGCTTAAGCCGACAGGCAGTAGTACTGAAAGTATAAGCACTCCCGAAATCAGGCTGACCAGATGTCGTGTTCTCACCAACATGTCCTTATCAACACAATGTAGGGAAAGTATATCTGATTGTGGAAAAAGGCTGGCAGGAGATAAGTGGGTAAGGTCAGTATTTCATGAAATGATGGGTGGCAACGATCATTGTCAATTGACCAGGCGCAGAGCTTACGCCTGGTGTGACAGTCTGACTTAAGATGTTGATTCGGCGCGAGCGAGAGTGAAAATATCGTAAAAAGACAGCTCGCCTTTACGGGCGATCATTTTTTGCAGTTGTTCTTTATGAACATCTGCGACACGCGGCGAGTTCAGTATGGTTTCAACCAGCGCGGCAGGGACAAAGCGCGTGTTATACCATTCGCCGTTATAGCAAACTCGAAAATCCAGCACGTCGATGTCTTCGTAGCGGTAGCGTGGGTAGACATCGAAAAAGAAGAAACCGTTGAGCAGGATGAATAGCACGACAAGGAGCCAGACTGAACCTGATAGCGTTTCGGACTGCAACATCACTGCCAGCGTAGCAAAAAAGGCAACATACATGCCAATAAACAGCCCCGGATGTTTGCGGATAAAACTGATACTAAAGCGGGGCTTGTTGTCGCGTTTTTCGCGCGTATTCAGAGATTCAATTGTTTCGGTCAGTAGGCGTTGTATTTCGGTCATCTTTTGCCTTCGTGGTATCTGCAACTCTCCAGGGAACACCCTATTTTAACGTGGGAATGACATGAGAAAAGTAACAGATTAACTACAATTTTGCATAACAGTTGCAATTTGTAGTTACAGTTTTTTAATGACTCTGGCTGGGTTACCGCCTACGACAACATTATCAGGGACATCTTTGGTGACGACGGCACCTGATGCCACTACGACGTTATCGCCAATGGTAACGCCCGGGTTAATGATGGCACGACCACCAATCCAGACGTTGTTACCGATAGTCACCGGTTTCCCCAGTTCAACACCGCTATTACGTGCTACAGGGTCGATGGGATGTGTTGCCGTGTAGATATGGACACCAGGCGCCAGCATACAATTATCGCCGATATGAATAGGGCAGACATCAAGCATCACGCAATCGAAGTTCGCGTAAAACCCTTTACCGAGAAAAATGTTATAGCCATAGTCGCAGCGAAAGGAGGGCTCAATATACGCATCCGCAACCTGACCGAGTAAATCGGCGAGGATTTTTTGGCGTAAGGATTGATCTTCCGGCGAGGAATGATTGTATTGGTGAATAAGCTGACGAGCGCGCAGGCGATCGCGAGATAAAGTCTCATCTGCCGATCGATACAACTCACCAGCAATCATCTTTTCTTTTTCTGTGCTCATTACTGACGACCCGGTTGCTGGAAATGGGGCAACACAGTAATACGAAATGTCAGTGATGAGAACGTTCCCGTCACCTCTGTGTGACAGAAGTCACACGCGGCATGTCGTCATAGTAAAAATAAAATATATCTAATAAACAGATGGTTATAGTCCAGTGCTTATACTGTTTAATTATCGAATAAATTTCCACACCGAGGAAGGGATCTTGTCGTAAAGCTTATTCATGGTCAATTCTGCAAGACGGTGATCTGCGGCTGAGTAAAATACCGCCAGTTCATTATCTGATAATTCGTATTTATTTTTCTCGATAACACGTTCCAGCGTGTCAATTGTCTGACAACGACGCAAACGCATCAAATAATCGGTTTTCGTTAAAGGCTTATCGGACATACTTCTACCCATGGTTGTAATAATTAGAACAAGATAAACTCGCAGGATTCTCTTTAGTGGCGTTCACAAAACAACGGAACAGTCGGTTACCTGACTTCCGCCATTTCTGGAGATCCTGCATATTAATACCATAACTACTGAACAACATAAAGGTGTCGTCCAGATATTCATCTATCTGCTCAATGAGCTTATTGTCTTCATTATACTTAATTTTGTAATTAAGTGCGAAGGTCGCAATATGCTCAATGAGTTCATTAAGCTGCAGATTGATAGCCGAGGTAGGGTCGTTAACCCAACCATGATTGCTTTCTTCAAGGTTTGCAAGACAGTCATGATACAGGGTTTCGCAGAGAAATTTAAGCTGTGCAATATCATGTCTTTTTGGTGAGTATTCATCCATAACGCGTCCCCTTCTTAGTGGTTGAACTAACGGACACCTTTCGGGGTGGGAAAACTTACTGACCTGGACTTGCCCTCACAGTTGTTAGATTAACTATAATCCACTCTATGAAGGTTTTCATCGCATTATTACGAAAAATTACAATTAGTGGGAGGAGAGGGAAAAGGCTTACTTTTTCACCCTGCATCAACCACGTAAAGGCTAAAGCAGTTTGTTTGATGCTATTCATAACGTAATCAGGATCCTTGCGTCGGGGGTGATAAAATGAGACGGGAATTTGTCACACTAATACCCAGGATTACTCTGATTATGATGTAATTGATATGAATAAATAAAGGATTGCCGCAAATAATTAAGAATAGCCTCTAGATGTCTATGGGTTATTATACCTATTGCTACCACTTAATATAAATTAACTAACAATAAGCATTTTTTATGAATTTTATGTAGCGTTAAAACTAACTTCCGTTTGCGAGCTTAGCTGTAAACATTGTTATTTTAAGATTATACGTATTAAAAAGGCCGCTTGCGCGGCCTTAGTGATTACGAGATCTATCAATGATGATCGACAGTATGGTTATGTTCGATATCTTCATTCTTGCGACTAAAGCGGCGGCGAACCACCACAAAGAACACCGGAACGAAGAAGATTGCCAGTACTGTTGCCGTCACCATCCCACCCATTACGCCAGTACCTACCGCATTTTGTGCGCCAGAGCCAGCACCAGTGCTGATAACCAACGGCATAACACCGAGGATAAACGCCAGTGAGGTCATCAGGATTGGGCGTAAACGCATACGCACCGCGTCCAGAGTTGCTTCAATCAGACCCTTACCTTCTTTATCCATCAAGTCTTTGGCGAATTCGACGATAAGTATCGCGTTCTTCGCCGACAACCCAATGGTTGTAAGCAGGCCCACCTGGAAGTATACGTCATTGGTTAAGCCACGGAAGGTGGCTGCCAGCAACGCACCGATAACCCCTAGCGGAACAACCAGCATAACGGAGAACGGAATCGACCAGCTCTCATACAGCGCCGCCAGACACAGGAACACCACAATCAACGAAATTGCGTACAGCGAAGGCGCCTGGTTGCCGGAGAGACGTTCCTGATAGGACATCCCCGTCCAGTCGTAGCCAACCCCCGTAGGCAGTTTGCTCGCCAGTTGCTCCATCAACGCCATCGCTTCACCGGTACTCTTGCCTGGTGCTGCCTGGCCTAAGATCTCCATGGATGGCAGACCGTTGTAACGTTCCAGACGCGGCGAACCGTATTCCCAACGGGAAGAGGAGAACGCCGAGAATGGCACCATCTGACCATTAGCCGCGCGGACATACCAGTTACCGATATCTTCTGGCAACATGCGGTATTTCGCTTCTGACATCACGTAAACTTTCTTCACGCGACCACGGTCGATAAAGTCGTTCACGTAGCTGCCGCCCCATGCAG
It encodes:
- a CDS encoding YlaC family protein; translated protein: MTEIQRLLTETIESLNTREKRDNKPRFSISFIRKHPGLFIGMYVAFFATLAVMLQSETLSGSVWLLVVLFILLNGFFFFDVYPRYRYEDIDVLDFRVCYNGEWYNTRFVPAALVETILNSPRVADVHKEQLQKMIARKGELSFYDIFTLARAESTS
- the maa gene encoding maltose O-acetyltransferase — protein: MSTEKEKMIAGELYRSADETLSRDRLRARQLIHQYNHSSPEDQSLRQKILADLLGQVADAYIEPSFRCDYGYNIFLGKGFYANFDCVMLDVCPIHIGDNCMLAPGVHIYTATHPIDPVARNSGVELGKPVTIGNNVWIGGRAIINPGVTIGDNVVVASGAVVTKDVPDNVVVGGNPARVIKKL
- a CDS encoding HHA domain-containing protein, with the translated sequence MSDKPLTKTDYLMRLRRCQTIDTLERVIEKNKYELSDNELAVFYSAADHRLAELTMNKLYDKIPSSVWKFIR
- the tomB gene encoding Hha toxicity modulator TomB, yielding MDEYSPKRHDIAQLKFLCETLYHDCLANLEESNHGWVNDPTSAINLQLNELIEHIATFALNYKIKYNEDNKLIEQIDEYLDDTFMLFSSYGINMQDLQKWRKSGNRLFRCFVNATKENPASLSCSNYYNHG